The following are encoded together in the Montipora foliosa isolate CH-2021 chromosome 12, ASM3666993v2, whole genome shotgun sequence genome:
- the LOC137980875 gene encoding bifunctional 3'-5' exonuclease/ATP-dependent helicase WRN-like, which translates to MLSLHKSVQIVVSPNRDNIKLYLQKVTNEISDNFMWLVHELEQKQMECPKVLIYVRDYQRCSEVYHLFMQSLGTRAYYPPSATKASQNRMVAMYHSGTSPSVQEVVLASLNDPNGKVRIIIATTALGMGVDIKGLHRIINYGPPSDIESYIQELGRAGRDGKQSEALLMFHGRQLHHCTPKMLEYLKSSSCRRSKLLGLFDKRTVSSHNFPREKHLCCDICELACTCETIDCPDILDSMNSLKTRSNGNTTSQKLRPVSIDQKQRLKGLLREHQKMMREMLLESNPNLFYTNVDNVTCFTNQLIEDALYKCDSLFSVEDILEKLSVWKVDHAHKIYSCLCKVFPDLAKP; encoded by the coding sequence ATGTTGAGCCTACACAAAAGTGTACAGATTGTTGTCAGTCCTAACAGAGACAACATAAAACTTTATCTTCAAAAGGTTACAAATGAAATTTCTGATAATTTCATGTGGCTGGTTCATGAAttggaacaaaaacaaatggaatGTCCAAAAGTACTGATTTATGTCAGAGATTACCAGCGGTGTAGTGAGGTTTACCATCTTTTTATGCAAAGTTTAGGAACCAGAGCATACTATCCACCTTCTGCAACTAAAGCATCACAAAATAGAATGGTTGCCATGTACCACAGTGGCACTTCTCCTAGTGTTCAGGAAGTTGTCCTAGCCTCTCTCAACGACCCAAATGGAAAAGTTAGAATCATAATTGCAACAACTGCCTTAGGAATGGGAGTAGATATCAAGGGGCTACACCGTATCATCAACTATGGACCCCCCAGTGATATTGAATCATACATACAAGAGCTTGGAAGGGCCGGAAGAGATGGCAAACAGTCAGAAGCTCTTCTAATGTTCCATGGCAGGCAACTTCATCACTGTACACCTAAGATGTTGGAATACCTGAAATCAAGCAGCTGTCGGAGAAGCAAGCTTCTTGGACTGTTTGATAAACGAACTGTTAGTAGTCACAATTTCCCAAGGGAAAAGCACCTATGCTGTGATATTTGTGAACTTGCATGTACATGTGAGACCATTGACTGCCCAGATATACTTGACAGCATGAATTCGCTCAAAACAAGGAGTAATGGCAATACAACAAGTCAGAAACTTAGGCCTGTTTCTATTGATCAAAAACAGAGGCTGAAAGGTCTCCTCAGAGAACATCAAAAAATGATGAGAGAAATGCTACTTGAGTCCAACCCCAACTTGTTTTATACCAATGTTGACAATGTTACTTGCTTTACTAACCAGCTTATAGAGGATGCACTGTACAAATGTGACTCACTTTTTTCTGTGGAAGACATTTTGGAGAAACTTTCTGTGTGGAAAGTGGACCATGCCCACAAAATCTACAGTTGTTTATGCAAAGTATTTCCAGATCTTGCAAAGCCATAA
- the LOC137980876 gene encoding uncharacterized protein — MKLLNKTEQITHLKGRNSSIAIQEMLTGYRSTPHPVTGTAPYEALMNRQVRTKLDHQTRESSENARDTAINERDERYKEKLKQNAENRNTKAHNFIVGDHVLLKQKKRNKWSTAYEPAFYTVIRTDRSSIAARRITDEREVYRDANQFKIANALIQDNASEEWDDWEGEPTTEGWREKICLKSLGNTAFSAWE; from the coding sequence ATGAAACTGCTTAATAAGACAGAGCAGATCACCCACCTTAAAGGCCGGAATAGCAGTATAGCCATTCAAGAAATGCTGACAGGCTACCGCTCAACACCACACCCTGTCACCGGAACAGCACCCTATGAAGCCCTCATGAACAGACAAGTGAGAACCAAGTTAGACCATCAAACGAGGGAGAGCAGCGAGAATGCTCGTGACACAGCCATCAATGAGAGGGATGAGAGATACAAAGAGAAGCTCAAACAGAATGCTGAGAACAGGAACACTAAGGCACACAACTTCATTGTAGGAGATCATGTATTGTTGAAGCAAAAGAAGAGGAACAAATGGTCCACAGCATATGAACCAGCTTTCTACACCGTAATCCGAACCGACAGATCAAGCATTGCCGCACGTAGAATCACAGATGAACGGGAAGTGTATCGGGACGCAAACCAGTTCAAGATTGCCAACGCATTGATCCAAGACAATGCCAGTGAAGAGTGGGACGACTGGGAAGGAGAACCGACCACAGAGGGTTGGAGAGAGAAAATTTGCCTGAAGTCGCTGGGAAACACAGCATTTTCAGCCTGGGaatga